The window GACTGACGCGTCGCTACTTTGGTTTGGATTCGTGAGCAGCAACCGCAGATCATACTGTTGAAGGAAGGTACAGACACTTCTCAGGGGAAAGCACAGCTACTGAGCAACATCAACGCTTGCACGGCGGTTGGAGATGTGGTTCGAACCACGCTCGGGCCACGAGGTATGGACAAACTCATTCACGACGATAAAGGATCCGTCACCATTTCCAACGATGGTGCTACCATCATGAAGCTCCTCGATATTGTTCATCCTGCTGCTAAGATCCTCGTCGATATCGCCAAATCCCAAGACTCTGAGGTCTtttttgatttcgatttttttttttcccaatctcgttttttttttcaaaaaactttcCCAATTGAATTTTGTGTGCCCTATTCTGATGTTGAGCTAATTACTGATCCAAATCTTGGATCTCCACTGTTTAAATTAAGTCCGATCCAGTATTCAGATCTTAGAATGCGTGATTTAGTTTATGAACTTTGAATGTTCTGTTGTTTGGTTATAGGTGGGTGATGGGACAACTACTGTTGTTCTTCTTGCAGCAGAGTTTTTGAAGGAGGCTAAGCCATTTATTGAGGATGGTGTTCACGCTCAGAATTTAATCAGGAGTTACCGCACTGCTTGCACTTTGGTTTgtactttttcttttcgttaGTACAATTACAagccttttttttaattgttggaTCTTTTAACACCTTAAAATCACTACTCTTTTATTGATGTAGGCAATTGAGAAGGTTAAAGCACTCGCTGTTAGCATCGAGGGGAAGAGTGTAGAGGAGAAGAAAGGTTTGTTGGCTAAATGTGCTGCTACTACTCTTTCATCTAAGCTTATTGGTGGGGAAAAGGAGTTTTTTGCTACAATGGTTGTTGATGCTGTAATGGCTATTGGGAATGACGACAGGCTAAATCTTATTGGGATCAAGAAGGTAaactcatttttgtttttatacttCAAATCTGTTGTGTTTCTTTCATTCTTAGGAATTGTGGGAATGTCTTAAACTGACTTTGCATATTATGTCAAAAAATGTTTCATGGTTTTTTATCTATGTCCAAACTAATTATATGTTCTGTTTATTGTTGGACTTCAATTTTACACAATAATGGATTTCTATATGGCTTTTGCAATCCGTTAAGATAGTATTTTCTTGTTAACAAGCAGTTTTCTAGTCGCATTCTTGTACCACAAATGCCTATCTGCTGCATTCTGCCTCTATTCATTGCATCATTTCCTAAGTCCAGTTAGATTCGGGGAAGTGTGAATTGGCTTAGTGCTACAGGGTCCATATGATTGACTTCTATAACATGTTGTCTTTGATTGAGATTCTTCAAGATCCAAGTCAAGTTATTGACATCCCATTTGTGCCTATACTGTAAAGCCAGGTTAATGATGCATCTAAGCTAATGTCATGATTTTCTCTGCAGGTTCCTGGTGGCAATATGAGAGACTCTTTCCTCGTTGATGGTGTAGCTTTCAAAAAGACATTCTCATATGCGGGTTTTGAGCAACAGCCAAAGAAATTTCTTAGCCCCAAAATTCTCTTGCTTAACATCGAATTGGAGTTGAAATCTGAGAAAGAAAACGCTGAAATTAGGTTGGCATTCTGACTCTTTATGTTGATTTTTTCCCCCTACAATGAAGCATCTTTTCGCCTTATTTGACTTGGCGCCACCCTTTGTTCACAGGCTGTCAGATCCATCACAGTACCAGTCAATAGTTGATGCGGAATGGAATATCATTTATGACAAGCTAGACAAATGTGTTGAGAGTGGAGCAAAAGTTGTTCTTTCTCGACTGGCTATTGGTGATCTAGCTACTCAGGTTTGttgatatctttttttctattcttctcATCTACTGGAGGATGTGCTTGCATAGTCAGGCTGAATACTGACGTCTATCTGTATTTCTTGTAAAATCATTTGGCAACTTAAAAGCATGATTACATTGGTAGGTTAATACTCTTGCAATTCTCAGTATAAGACTATTAAGCATGAGCAACACTTCAAAGTTGCAGTTGTATGTTCGTTTGTTAGTGTATTTTCCTCAGAAACCTATGAATAAGTTTGCTTTTGTCAATCGATATTGTTCACTACGGTACCTTGCAATTTGGTGTTCATTTTCGTATTACTCAAGAGTGCTTGATGTGTTTTACTTGGCATTTTGTTGCAGTATTTTGCGGATCGTGATATATTCTGTGCTGGTCGTGTGGCAGAAGAAGATCTTAACCGTGTGGCTGCTGCAGCTGGAGGAACAGTTCAGACAAGTGTTAACAACATAATAGATGAGGCCCGTGAAAAATGATTTTCTTTGCTTGCTATTGGATAGGCTTACTAGCTTTCAGTGACTTGTTGATTTCATTCATCTGAATCAAAGGTTGTTTTTAATCTATGCAGGTTCTTGGAACTTGTGAGATTTTCGAGGAAAAACAAGTTGGTGGGGAGAGGTTTAACATATTCAGTGGTTGCCCTTCAGGCCGTACAGCAACAATTGTCCTCCGTGGTGGAGCTGATCAGGTATACGTCAGATATTGGAAGCTTCATGAATATAAACTAATCAGCATAAATATGAATTCCTTTGAAACATTAATGGCAGTTCATCGAAGAAGCTGAGCGGAGTTTACATGATGCGATTATGATTGTGAGAAGAGCTGTGAAGAACTCAACTGTTGTTCCTGGAGGTGGAGCTATAGATGTAAGTGTCCTCCATTCACTTTGGTTCAGTATTATGTTTTGCATGTAGGGTTGAATCCTTCCTCCTGGTTGTAGATGGAGATAAGCAAGTATCTGAGGCAGCATTCTAGAACAATTGCTGGGAAGTCACAGCTATTCATCAACTCCTATGCAAAGGCTCTGGAGGTACACTTCCTGGTTGGCttggatatttttcttttgtgccTATTAATTTCTGAAATTCTCACAATTCTGACTTATATGGGCATATAAAGAAAAGGAGTTTTCGGAGTGTTCTGTGTTATTAAGCATTACAGAGAACACATATTTTCTGTTCGCTTGTTTTGTATAATAGGAGTTTTGTAAACAACTAAGAAGGATCTTTGACCCCCGGGATCTGAAATTTGTTGGTTTACATATGATACACAAATATCTAAATTCACACTGGTTGTGGTGGTACTACAGGTTATTCCACGACAGTTATGTGACAATGCTGGATTTGATGCAACTGATGTCTTAAATAAACTAAGACAAAAACACGCCATGCAAAGCGGTGAGCCTTCTCTCACTATATCACAAGCTTgatatattaatcttttgatGGGCAGCTGCTTAATATCATTCATGATATCTGTGTTATAACAGGTGAAGGAGCTTCTTATGGAGTGGACATTAATACTGGTGGAATAGCAGATTCTTTTGCTAACTTCGTCTGGGAACCAGCAGTTGTGAAGGTATTTCAAGATTCTATTAAATTCCACTGTCTTGTCGTTGTGCCATTGAAAAGTTTATTGATAGTTTGATTTCCATTGTTCTGGCAGATCAACGCAATAAATGCTGCGACTGAAGCGGCTTGCCTCATTCTAAGTGTGGACGAAACTGTGAAGAACCCTAAAGTATATAACACATGctgtcattttcttttgtatgttgtgataatgtgtatatattgttttgataaTTGTTGTAAATTG is drawn from Camelina sativa cultivar DH55 chromosome 1, Cs, whole genome shotgun sequence and contains these coding sequences:
- the LOC104775890 gene encoding T-complex protein 1 subunit eta; its protein translation is MASMMQPQIILLKEGTDTSQGKAQLLSNINACTAVGDVVRTTLGPRGMDKLIHDDKGSVTISNDGATIMKLLDIVHPAAKILVDIAKSQDSEVGDGTTTVVLLAAEFLKEAKPFIEDGVHAQNLIRSYRTACTLAIEKVKALAVSIEGKSVEEKKGLLAKCAATTLSSKLIGGEKEFFATMVVDAVMAIGNDDRLNLIGIKKVPGGNMRDSFLVDGVAFKKTFSYAGFEQQPKKFLSPKILLLNIELELKSEKENAEIRLSDPSQYQSIVDAEWNIIYDKLDKCVESGAKVVLSRLAIGDLATQYFADRDIFCAGRVAEEDLNRVAAAAGGTVQTSVNNIIDEVLGTCEIFEEKQVGGERFNIFSGCPSGRTATIVLRGGADQFIEEAERSLHDAIMIVRRAVKNSTVVPGGGAIDMEISKYLRQHSRTIAGKSQLFINSYAKALEVIPRQLCDNAGFDATDVLNKLRQKHAMQSGEGASYGVDINTGGIADSFANFVWEPAVVKINAINAATEAACLILSVDETVKNPKSESAQGDAAGAMGRGRGGGRGRGMRRR